A genomic stretch from Microtus pennsylvanicus isolate mMicPen1 chromosome 9, mMicPen1.hap1, whole genome shotgun sequence includes:
- the Lig4 gene encoding DNA ligase 4 gives MATSQSSQTVAAHVPFADLCSTLERIHKSKDRAEKIRHFKEFLDSWRKFHDALHKNKKDVLDSFYPAMRLILPQLERERMAYGIKETMLAKLYIELLNLPREGKDALKLLNYRTPSGARTDAGDFAMIAYFVLKPRCLQKGSLTIQQVNELLDLVASNNSGKRKDLVKKSLLQLISQSSALEQKWLIRMIIKDLKLGVSQQTILNVFHNDAVELHNVTTDLQKVCQQLHDPSIGLSDISISLFSAFKPMLAAVADVERVEKDMKQQSFYIETKLDGERMQMHKDGEVYQYFSRNGYNYTDQFGASPQEGSLTPFIHNAFRTDVQECILDGEMMAYNPTTQTFMQKGVKFDIKRMVEDSDLQTCYCVFDVLMVNNKKLGRETLRKRYEILSNTLTPIQGRIEIVQKKLAHTKNEVVDALNEAIDNREEGIMVKHPLSIYKPDKRGEGWLKIKPEYVTGLMDELDLLIVGGYWGKGSRGGMMSHFLCAVAEAPPHGERPSVFHTLCRVGSGYTMKELYDLGLKLAKHWKPYHKKSPPSSILCGTEKPEVYIEPHHSVIVQIKAAEIVPSDMYKTGTTLRFPRIEKIRDDKEWHECMTLGDLEELRGRASGKLATKHLLVGDDDEPREKRRKPVSKMKKTIGIIEHLKAPNLSNVSKVSNVFEDVEFCVMTGVEGYPKPELENRIAELGGCVVQNPGPETYCVIAGCRNIRVRNIISSDEHDVVKPEWLLECFKTKTCVPWQPRFMVHMCPSTKQHFACEYDCYGDSYFVDTDLDQLKEVFSGIKPRERQTPEEMAPVIADLEYRYSWDHSPLSMFRHCTVYLDLYAVVNDLSSKIEATRLGVTALELRFHGARVVSCLSEGVSHVIVGEDPSRVADFKAFRRTLKKKFKILQEHWVTDSVGKCELQDESRYLL, from the coding sequence ATGGCTACTTCACAGTCTTCACAAACCGTCGCAGCTCATGTCCCCTTTGCAGATTTATGTTCCACATTGGAGCGGATACATAAAAGTAAAGACCGTGCAGAGAAGATCAGGCACTTCAAGGAATTTTTAGATTCTTGGAGGAAATTTCACGATGCCCTTCATAAGAACAAGAAGGACGTTCTGGACTCCTTTTACCCAGCCATGAGACTTATTCTTCCTcagttagagagagagaggatggcttATGGTATCAAAGAAACCATGCTTGCCAAGCTTTACATCGAGTTACTGAACTTACCAAGGGAAGGCAAGGACGCCCTGAAGCTCCTCAATTATCGAACACCGAGTGGCGCTCGCACGGATGCTGGGGACTTTGCGATGATTGCGTACTTCGTGTTGAAGCCGCGGTGCTTACAGAAAGGAAGCTTAACCATACAGCAGGTGAATGAACTCTTGGACTTAGTCGCCAGCAACAATTCTGGCAAAAGAAAAGACCTAGTAAAGAAGAGCCTTCTCCAGTTGATATCACAGAGTTCAGCCCTGGAGCAAAAGTGGCTGATCCGCATGATCATTAAAGACTTAAAGCTTGGTGTCAGTCAGCAAACGATACTTAACGTTTTTCATAACGACGCAGTTGAGTTGCACAACGTCACTACGGATCTGCAGAAGGTCTGCCAGCAACTCCATGACCCCTCCATAGGGCTCAGTGATATCTCTATCAGCCTCTTTTCTGCCTTTAAGCCGATGCTAGCCGCCGTAGCCGATGTGGAGCGCGTGGAAAAGGACATGAAGCAGCAGAGTTTCTACATTGAGACCAAGCTGGACGGCGAACGCATGCAGATGCACAAAGATGGGGAAGTGTATCAGTACTTCTCCAGAAACGGCTATAACTACACCGATCAGTTTGGCGCATCCCCCCAGGAAGGCTCCCTCACCCCCTTCATCCACAATGCCTTCCGGACAGATGTGCAAGAGTGCATCCTCGACGGCGAGATGATGGCCTACAACCCAACCACACAGACGTTCATGCAGAAGGGGGTCAAGTTTGACATCAAAAGGATGGTGGAGGATTCCGACCTGCAGACATGTTACTGTGTCTTCGACGTGTTGATGGTTAATAATAAGAAGCTAGGGCGTGAGACCCTGAGGAAGAGATATGAGATCCTTAGCAATACTTTGACACCCATCCAGGGTCGAATAGAGATCGTGCAGAAAAAGCTAGCTCACACGAAGAATGAGGTGGTGGATGCCTTAAATGAAGCCATTGATAACAGAGAGGAGGGCATCATGGTTAAACACCCTCTGTCAATTTACAAGCCAGACAAAAGAGGTGAAGGGTGGCTAAAAATTAAACCAGAGTATGTCACTGGATTAATGGATGAATTAGATCTCTTAATTGTGGGGGGCTACTGGGGTAAAGGTTCTCGAGGCGGCATGATGTCTCACTTTTTGTGTGCGGTGGCAGAGGCGCCGCCTCACGGTGAGAGGCCATCTGTGTTCCATACTCTGTGCCGTGTTGGGTCAGGATACACCATGAAGGAGCTCTATGACCTTGGCCTGAAATTGGCCAAACATTGGAAGCCTTACCATAAGAAATCTCCACCGAGTAGCATTTTATGCGGCACCGAGAAGCCGGAAGTGTACATCGAGCCCCATCACTCCGTGATTGTCCAGATCAAGGCGGCAGAGATCGTCCCCAGTGACATGTACAAGACTGGGACCACACTGCGCTTCCCACGCATCGAGAAGATCAGAGATGACAAGGAGTGGCATGAGTGTATGACCCTGGGTGACCTGGAAGAACTGAGGGGGAGAGCATCCGGGAAGCTTGCCACAAAGCACCTTCTTGTCGGCGACGATGACGAACCTAGAGAAAAGAGGCGGAAACCCGTCtccaaaatgaagaaaaccatcGGAATTATCGAACACTTGAAAGCACCTAACCTCTCTAACGTAAGTAAGGTTTCTAACGTATTTGAGGACGTTGAGTTTTGCGTTATGACTGGGGTGGAGGGTTATCCCAAGCCTGAGCTGGAGAACAGAATTGCAGAACTTGGTGGCTGCGTTGTGCAGAATCCAGGCCCAGAAACATACTGTGTGATCGCAGGGTGCAGGAACATCAGAGTGAGGAACATTATCTCCTCTGACGAACACGATGTTGTCAAGCCCGAGTGGCTGCTGgagtgttttaaaacaaaaacgtGTGTGCCGTGGCAACCTCGCTTCATGGTTCACATGTGCCCGTCAACAAAGCAGCACTTTGCCTGCGAATATGATTGCTATGGCGATAGCTATTTTGTTGATACAGATTTGGATCAACTGAAAGAAGTGTTTTcaggaattaaacccagggaGCGGCAGACTCCTGAAGAAATGGCCCCCGTGATCGCCGACCTAGAATACCGCTATTCCTGGGATCACTCTCCTCTCAGTATGTTTCGGCATTGCACCGTGTATCTGGACTTGTATGCTGTTGTCAACGACTTGAGCTCCAAAATCGAAGCAACGAGATTAGGTGTGACAGCGCTCGAGCTGCGGTTTCATGGAGCCAGGGTAGTGTCCTGCTTATCTGAGGGGGTGTCTCATGTGATCGTTGGGGAAGATCCGAGCCGAGTTGCAGACTTCAAAGCTTTCAGGAGGACTCttaagaaaaagtttaaaatccTGCAAGAACATTGGGTGACCGATTCAGTAGGCAAGTGTGAGCTTCAGGATGAAAGTCGGTATTTGCTCTAG
- the Abhd13 gene encoding protein ABHD13: MEKSWMLWNFIERWLLALASWSWALCRISLLPLIVTFHLYGGIVLLVLIFVSIAGILYKFQDVLLYFPEQPSSSRLYVPMPTGIPHENIFIRTKDGVRLNLILVRYTGDNSPYSPTIIYFHGNAGNIGHRLPNALLMLVNLKVNLVLVDYRGYGKSEGEASEEGLYLDSEAVLDYVMTRPDLDKTKVFLFGRSLGGAVAIHLASENSHRISAIMVENTFLSIPHMASTLFSFFPMRYLPLWCYKNKFLSYRKISQCRMPSLFISGLSDQLIPPVMMKQLYELSPSRTKRLAIFPDGTHNDTWQCQGYFTALEQFIKEVIKSHSPEEMTKTSSNVTII; encoded by the coding sequence ATGGAAAAATCCTGGATGCTGTGGAACTTTATTGAAAGATGGCTACTAGCCTTGGCATCCTGGTCTTGGGCTCTCTGCCGCATCTCGCTTTTGCCTTTGATAGTGACTTTTCATCTGTACGGAGGCATTGTCCTACTTGTGCTGATATTCGTGTCCATCGCAGGCATCCTGTATAAATTCCAGGATGTCTTGCTCTACTTTCCAGAACAGCCGTCCTCCTCCCGCCTCTATGTTCCCATGCCCACGGGGATTCCACATGAGAATATTTTCATCAGAACCAAAGATGGAGTGCGCCTGAATCTGATCTTGGTGAGATACACGGGAGACAATTCCCCCTACTCCCcaactataatttattttcacGGGAATGCGGGCAACATAGGCCACAGATTACCAAACGCACTGCTTATGCTGGTGAACCTCAAAGTGAATCTCGTGCTGGTCGACTATCGGGGGTATGGGAAGAGCGAAGGAGAAGCCAGCGAAGAAGGACTGTACTTGGATTCTGAAGCTGTGCTAGACTATGTGATGACTAGACCTGACCTCGATAAAACAAAGGTTTTCCTTTTTGGCCGCTCCCTGGGAGGAGCGGTGGCCATTCACTTGGCTTCTGAGAATTCTCACAGGATTTCAGCCATCATGGTGGAGAACACATTCCTGAGCATCCCACACATGGCCAGCACActattttccttcttcccaaTGCGGTATCTTCCTCTATGGTGctataaaaataagtttctgtcCTACAGGAAGATCTCCCAGTGCAGGATGccttctctcttcatctctggCCTCTCTGACCAGTTGATTCCACCCGTGATGATGAAGCAGCTGTACGAGCTGTCCCCATCCCGGACTAAGAGACTAGCCATTTTCCCAGACGGGACGCACAATGACACATGGCAGTGCCAAGGCTACTTCACTGCGCTCGAACAGTTCATCAAGGAAGTGATCAAGAGCCACTCTCCCGAGGAGATGACGAAAACATCATCCAACGTCACCATCATCTAA